A stretch of Girardinichthys multiradiatus isolate DD_20200921_A chromosome 20, DD_fGirMul_XY1, whole genome shotgun sequence DNA encodes these proteins:
- the LOC124857085 gene encoding endothelin-3 has protein sequence MADASSVEVGILFLIVVTVSFTNGSLSVIQKKEVVGEVSMSTLLLSSNVADPVTMSPDGEAKSCSACDPLTARRRSKRCTCYSYKDKECVYYCHLDIIWINTPEHTVPYGMSSYPGSLRMKRSVETEWRRRSGAATRRCACKLQTDSECSSFCMDRQKRRPLATQIAKTRTPPFHRGDRVWNLK, from the exons ATGGCTGACGCATCATCGGTTGAAGTGGGAATTCTGTTCCTAATAGTGGTGACAGTGTCTTTCACTAATG GTTCCTTGTCTGTAATCCAGAAAAAGGAGGTGGTGGGCGAGGTCAGCATGAGCACACTTTTGCTCAGCAGCAATGTGGCTGACCCTGTCACCATGAGCCCAGATGGTGAAGCCAAGTCTTGCTCTGCTTGTGACCCGCTGACAGCCAGGAGGCGCTCCAAGAGGTGCACATGTTACTCCTACAAAGACAAAGAGTGTGTGTATTACTGCCACCTGGACATCATCTGGATCAACACACCCGA GCACACTGTACCATATGGTATGTCCAGTTACCCGGGTTCACTGCGTATGAAGCGTTCTGTCGAGACtgaatggaggaggaggagtggggCAGCCACTAGACGCTGTGCATGCAAGCTGCAGACCGACTCTGAGTGCAGTAGCTTCTGCATGGACAG gCAAAAGAGGAGACCCCTTGCAACACAAATAGCAAAAACGAGGACACCACCTTTCCACAGAGGGGACAGGGTGTGGAATCTGAAATGA